In bacterium, a single window of DNA contains:
- a CDS encoding helix-turn-helix domain-containing protein, producing MHPIEHFCCQNFSCPNYNIRGKENLSFSGWSGKGKRIRLIYCPSCGAHFSERKGTMLNYARLPAEVVISVMKHIQEGCGTRATSRLVGVDKNTVTRYARLAGDYAKKVHDELVAFSPSD from the coding sequence CATCCAATAGAACATTTTTGTTGTCAGAATTTTTCTTGTCCGAATTACAATATTCGCGGTAAAGAAAATCTTTCTTTCTCTGGATGGAGTGGAAAAGGGAAACGGATTCGGCTGATTTATTGTCCGAGTTGCGGTGCTCATTTTTCGGAGCGAAAAGGAACAATGTTGAATTATGCACGATTGCCAGCAGAAGTGGTAATATCGGTAATGAAACATATTCAGGAGGGTTGTGGGACGCGTGCCACCAGCCGGTTGGTGGGAGTGGACAAAAACACAGTAACTCGATATGCACGATTAGCTGGAGATTATGCTAAGAAGGTGCATGATGAATTAGTGGCTTTTTCCCCCTCAGACTAA